The genomic window GGAATAGCTTGTCGTGACTTTTTTTCTCTCCATCGGAGCTCGCCGGAGATGGAGGCGGAGGCGGCGCGCAACGCGAAGGAGACGCTGGAGCTTGCGTTCCAGATCTCGAACATTCTCGAGACTGGCTTGGATCGCCACACCCTTTCTCTCCTCATCGCTCTCTTGGATCGCGGCGTCAACCCTGAAGCCCTTGCCGCCCTCGTCCGTGAGCTCTCGCCTTCCCGTCAATCCTCCTGTGCTCCTATCCCTCCTGTGACGGCCTCTCGCCAGCCCTAGGTCCTTTTATCTAGGTACGATCTCCTGTCGATGATGGAAATTCTCTGGTTATTCGCTTTGTCTAGAATTTAGGGTTTGTGTTTTTGATATCATTGTTGATAGATTTTCGTGCcaattatggatttttttgaaatattatcatGCTTTGATTTCATATTCGAAAGAATGCGTTGTTTGTTTAGAATCGTGTTGTATGTGTTGTTTGATTATTTCCATGTGTGGGTTGTGGATCTGTGAATTATAATGCGAGAGTTCAAGCCAAATCGGATGAAGAGAAGATGAGAGTTTATTATCATGGTCTTGAATTATTTTTCAGGAATGGACTGGTGTTGTTGATGTCAGTGAAAAATAATGTAGTTGAATTGCAAGTTATTAGTCTTGAAGAACAGTATGTGATGATTTCCATGCTTGGATTTAGAAAGAGTAGTGGAGTAGTGGAGTGCAtcatttgattaaaattatgtCATGTATGTTGTTTGATGATTTCCATGTGTCATGTGTGTGTGTTCGCTTACGTGCGCGTGTCTTGTGGATATGTAAATAATAGGACTTCTATTCATAGTGTAAGGCTTGCGCGGATGAGTTCAAGCAAAATTTGATGAAGAGTTTATGATAATTTGTCATGATCTTCAATGGCAGTCATGATCTTCAATGGCACTTGCAATTTTTCTGGGATAGACAGGTGGTTTATGTATTGTTAATGTTAGAGGGAAAATTGGAGTGACATTGaatgtttacattttttttggaatttgaaTGTATGGTTTCTGAAATATAGTTATTGCAAGAAGCTATCTCCATGACATGCTTGGATTGAGAGAAGTtgaggaaaaggaaaagaaaagaaaagctggGATTCTGTTTTGTTGCATTAGGCTGGATGAGAAATGAGAATTGTAAGCAAATGAAAGGAAACATATTATAGAAAGTTGGGTAAATTGCCTTTTGAATAATGTAGTTTAGCCTTATTAGCTTCTGAACTTTCGATTTTTAGAATTAAATCTTGAGCTTCtagttttgtttcattttgtaCCCTCCATACAGTATCtgtaaatgaaagaaaatttattataaaattttgcgTAAATTACCTTTGAATGATGTAGTTTAGCCTCATCTCACCACTAGCCTTTGAACTTTCGAATTTTAAGATTGGACCAGGAACTGCTAGCTTTGTTTCATTTTGTACCCTCCATATAAAATACAGTAAATGAGCCAAGTTAGTGTAATGAActcctttagtcccacatcggttaTGAGATGGAGtccttgtgtgcatataagtggtgggcatccttcaccactagaccggtcttttggtgacacgttctcctcaccacttgtgtgcattacattggtgctttcgttgagagcCGGTGTGGGGCACGGTTGGGTCTGGTCCACGTCATGTCTGGGCGGGTTCGCGGAGCGGGTTAAGCGCGGAGCGGGTGAAAACCCTGGTGGGTCCCAGAGTCCGACCCCAGAGTCCTGTGCCCAGATTGCCCGGACTGACGAGGGCGTCAGTCTTGATCGGTGGGGTATTGTAATGAActcctttagtcccacatcggttaTGAGATGGAGTCCTTGTATGCATATAAGTGGTGGGCATCCTTCACCACTAGAccggtcttttggtgacacgctctcctcaccacttgtgtgcattacattggtgctttcgttgagagtCGATGTGGGGCACGACTCATCAGGTTCGGTCAGGGTCGCGGCCCGACGAGGGTTCGACGAGGGAGGGTTCGACCGAGCTAGTGGGCTGCTGCTAGGGGTCCGAGTGAAGTGCCCCGAGTGAAATCTTGTTGGTCGAGCGCCCGAGTTACCGGGGCCCGAGCGAGGCGTCGATGTCTTGATCGGTGGGGtaatgtaatgattgcaaaATGAAGCTAACTCCTTTTGAGTCGCACATCGGTATGAGATGGACTcttttgtgtgcatataagtggtgagcatccttcaccactaggccggtcttttggtgacacgctctcctcaccacttgtgtgcattacaTTGTCAATGTTATGCCCACAAGTGGAGGACCCACAACCCCAAAAGACCCGGCTCGGTAGGGTAGGGGTTACCCACTTATAAGCACACATGGACTCCATCTCCCTAGCCGATGTGAGGACTAAAGAATCATTACAATACCCCACCCGATCAAAGGCAACGCCTCGTCGATCCGGCTAACTGAGCACCGGACTCTGGGGCCGGACTCTGGGACCCACCAGGGTTTTCACCCGCTCCGCGCTTAACCCGCTCCGTGAACCCGCCCAGACATGACACGGACCAGCCCCAACCGTGCCCCACACCGactctcaacgaaagcaccaatgttatgcacacaagtggtgagagcgtgtcaccaaaagaccggcctagtgatgaaggatgctcaccacttatatgcacttaaggagtccatctcatagccgatgtgggactaaaggggttagttcatttgcaatcattacataAAATGTTATGAATCTAGATATCAAATCCTCAGAGATACTAAACAATCAACAGAAAAGCAATCAACAATCTCCAACAACTCAAATTCACCAAGAAAAACTGATTAAACTTCAGAAATTCTCAAGATCTGAGTTCATTTCAACATTCAAGCTAAGATCTCAGATCTAGgtattccaaatcaaatcacaaaCAGAGTCTATCTCATCACTGAGTTCAGAACATCAACATCAATCATCCAAACAGAAAGTAAGAACAAGAGCAATTAACAAACTAAATGAATAGCAAGAATTAAGATAACCAAATCCGACGAGAAATCTCCTTCGAATTCCTTCTCTCCTCCTCAGAGTAGAGCCTCAGTCTTCACTAATTTTTCCTTCCCTATTTTCCCTTCTCCTTCTCTATTTAAACACCAGCAATAATCCGCCAAGCGTGTGTTTCCACGCCTTTCTCTCCGTTTCTTTTCCAGATTCATCTCCACCGTTGGTTGCATAACAACCTTCCCCATCTTGCTGTACGCTCAGAGCATTCTCCATCATTGATAACACCATTTTTAATCATATCCACCTGGCTTCCTCCCATTGGTTTAGAAGACAATTTATAGGGAAACATTACACTTGCCCCTCCATCAAAGcagaccttgtcctcaaggtctgTGAAAATATGAGGATACTGAATCTTCATTACTGAAACGTCTTCCCAAGAATTCTCAGTAATTGGTAACCCCAACCATTGAATTAACACCTGGTTGATTGGTTTACCATGACGAAGAACCTGCCGAATTTGAAGAATAAATTCTGGATGAATAATTGGACCCCGATCCTCAGTCTGTGGAGGTAGACGCTGAATACCATCATCCAAGTGATCCTTATATAATTTCAACACAGAGACATGAAAGACTGGATGAATTTTAGCATCCTCCGGCAATGCTAAACGATAAGCCACATCACCAATCTTCTGCAGAATTTGAAAAGGCCCGAAATACTTCATACTCAATTTATGGTTCTTGCGCAAAAATACAGAATGCTGTCTATATGGCTGTAATTTGACAAGAACTCGATCTCCCACATTAAAATTCACTTCACAACGCTTCTTATCTGCAAAATGTTTCATGCGTGCCTGAGCCTTAGCCAAATTAGTCCTCAATTGCTTCAATATTTTGTCCCTCTGTTGTAGTAATTCTGAAACAAGAATTGGATCATCAGAAGTGGGACGATAAGTAATAAGATCAGGAGGTTCGCGACCATACACAGCCTTGAAAGGGGTCATCCCTAAACTAGTGTGAAAGGCTGTGTTATAAGATAATTCCGCCCATGGAAGCAAATCCACCCATTTTCTGGGATTCTCAGCAATAAAACAGCGCAAGTAGTGCTCCACGCATTTGTTCAAACTCTCCGTTTGTCCATCAGACTCCGGATGGTAGGCCGAAGACATAGCCAATTTAGTGCCCATATGTTGAAACAAGGCTTGCCAAAACTTGCTAGTAAAGGCCTTGTCGCGATCACTCACAATAGTCTTAGGTAAGCCATGCAACTTCAGAACATTAGCAATGAATGATTGGGCCACTGAATGGCTGGTGAAATTACCTTTCATAGGTATGAAATGTCCATATTTAGATAGTCGGTCGACCACAACAAAAATCACCGAAAACCCCTTGGACAATGGAAGACCACAAATAAAGTCCATAGAAATGTCCTCCCAAATTTGAGTTGGAATTGGGAGAGGTTGTAGTAAACCAGCAGGATGAGCAGTTGAATGTTTGGCTCTTTGACAGACATCACAACGTTGCACAAAATCTTTCACTGCACGCCTCATACCTGGCCAGTAAAACTGAGAAGCTAATCTGATAAAAGTTCTCAACTGTCCTGCATGTCCTCCCAAAAAAGAGGAATGAAATTCCTGCAACAGAGTGGATTGTAATTGAGAATCATTTGGAATGGCAATTTTATCATGCCACCATAACAATTTATGCCTCCAATTGAAATCAGAATACTGATGCTGGTCTTGTTCGATAGCATTAATAATATCCTGGAACTGTTTACTTTGTGATTGAGCAGTTTGAATCAACTGTAATAAGGAAGTCTGCTAAATTGTCTTCACACATGGCTTCACATGTGATGCAGGATATCCAGGAGGCCATCAACATGCTACCTGATATAAGAAAATTCTACTAACTAATTTAACTACTAAGCATGAGAGATGCAAAGGGGAATCGATTGGTGGATTTTTTTCTGACTTTACTTACCTGGTTCCTAATGGATTGCCACTCATGTGAAGCCATGTGAAAAGCTAGCTCAATGGTAATGGCTGGGTGATGGTAAATTGGAGAAAGGGTGCACATTACAATGAATATAGAGCAGAGGTTGAATAGGCAAAATTGAAAGTTTAGGGGCTAATGGTTAAGGCTAAACTATAGGATTCAAAATGCTATTTTCCTTTgcattgttttgattaatttctttaGTAGCTTTTCCTTTTCCTCCATTCCCTCTGGAACCAAACACTGCCTATTGGTTAATATTGAAGAATATGTACAAAAATTGCAGTGCATCTGATCGGTATCACCAAACTGTGACTCTGATTTTGGCTCTTGAATGCCAATATTGTACACAACCCGTCTtctctgttgttgttgttgttgttgttgttgttgattttgtggTTTGGCTCCACCAGGACACATTTGATTTGGAACAGTAACATCTCCTTGTGTCTAGTCTCACTCATGGTGGTGTTGTTCGAAAACTATTTGTCATcctaattgttgttgttgttgttgtttggctCCACCAGGACACATTTGATTTGGACCAGTAACATCTCCTTGTGTCTAGTTTCACTCATGGTGGTGTTGTTTGAATACTATTTGTCATCCTAATGTCAAACATTGGTTAAATGGATCACTGTAGTCATTGACCTTTCTCAAAATGCTAAATCAGTTGTACAAGTGGACAGGTATTTGTCATGGTTGGAAATATTTATGTTATTCAACATTGGCACACCAAACTAACAAAATGATAAATTCAGGATGACTAATCCATCCAACTTTATATGTTATGAGTTTCCATCATATTAAAGGTTAATTTTGTGAGTAGATTTCCTGGGACTGGATCATTAGTTTACCATTACTTGACAAGTTGACATTAGAAAAAGCACGCAAAATATCATCATGAAATGAGCATGTTTCTGCAAAATATCATTTGTTTTAAGCACCTTTACGGTTTCGCATCTCTCCTGCTTTTTACGACTATTATCCACTAATTGTAATAGTTGATAATGATGTGTCGTTTTCCAATATAGATGGCATTGGGTTGGTCATGTGGCTTAACATTTATTTGTTAGACCATTAGATATGGATTTCTTTTTCAATCACAAACAATCAATTCTGAAAGTCGGGTCAAAAGCATTTGTAATATATGAGATCAGTGATGCAAGATGTAGAGGCACGCATCAATTGAAGTGTTTTATTTTGAGTCCTTTTCAATGACTAGGGATGTAGACTTTGGGTCATTTGTGCTATGCAAACCATGTATAGCCAGGCTTGAAGCTTAACCTTACAGGATAGAAGATACACACATCTATATACAAATTCAGATTTATTCAATGCGAGACTATTAGTTACTATGgcaatatttttattgttcttctATTTCAAATTCCTTAGCTTGGTTGCTCATTGGCCGGTGAACTGAGATTGATAACTTATCTTCAAATCGGTGGATTACCATATTTAAAGCAAGTCCTCCAATTCATAATTTGCATActttgttggttttttatttgAGCTCTGATAGAAGGATGCACTTTGTTGGATGTAATTAGTCTATTATTGACATTATATGAACGGACTATAAATTGCCTCATGATTTGCACCACGAGGACTATGACCAGAGTGTATGACTTAATAATACTAGAAATTATCTCATGATTTGTTCAAGAACCATGATCACTGTGTATGAAGTAAAACATTTGCTTTGAAGATAAAACCAGCAGAGCAACCCGAAGAAACTTCAAAGCCAACATTCGTGACAGATTTTGGTGTTGCGACAACTTCAAAGATCCTCTGGTAAGTTTTAAGGTAAAAAACTCTGgaattttgtcaaactctctAGCTTCATTTAAACTGACATCAAGtcttaatatttttgttattttccatTATTATCTGCACTGTTTCTAGAAGatgtgtttctttttcttgttcctGATACGTAGATTTCAGACTTGCATATGTGATTCTGGAGTCCAGATCCAGATAGTTTTATATTGTTTTCAGTACTGCATTTGTTGCGACTTTTAAGTATTTGTCTCAAAtctatattttgattgaaaactattgTGTCACTATTTGTACAAACAAAGTTTTATCAAACTTGCTTTCTGACTCATGAGCaaccattaatatatatatttttttttgtcaaaatcaCCAGCACTCCACACTATCTTGAGATACAttgaatgttattattttattcttaggTAATAAGTAGGTGATATGAGTATGCACTACTCATTATCTCCGGATAAACTTTTCCTTTCCTAGTTTTCCCAATTGTCAACTATCTATCTTTGCAGATAATCATCTTGATAAAGAACAATTTATATCTCCTACTCCTACTAAAGTGAAAACTACATATGGGTATCAATTCCCAAAAGTAACCGTAACTCATTCAGGTCTTATTTATCACAGTGATAGTGCCCCAACACTCACTCTGGAAGGGCCACCATTGGCCCCACTGTACCAGTAACTCCCACCTCAAACTTACATATTCCCTTTACCCACCCACCAATTAAAAACCTAGTGGTCCACTAAGCATTCTTCTTTTCCACAGTCCACAccatcacaaaagaaaacaaacacacaTAAAACACCTACTAAGAAAGTTAAATCAATCATCATACATTCCTTCTTTcctatttcttaaaaaaataataataataaataaagaaaaagtttgGTGCTTTTTATTATCTTATCTTTAACTTTTAGGCATAGATGAGTTGGCAACTAACGGGTGCAAGATCCGCAAACTTATCGGATCCTTTGATCAGCTCCCACTCAATGTTAAGATCCGACCCGTTTCCTCCAACCCGACCCACTCCGACGCTGAGCCCATTTCCAATCACGTACACCGTCCCTTTCACACCGCACGCTGCGTACGGCTTCTCTAACAGCAACGGCACTCCTTCACCACCCACCGCTCGCCACGTGTCCTCTTTCTCGTCATAGGTCTTCACTCTTCCCGCCCCGCACTCTGACACAACGAACAGCTTGTCATCCACCACCGCGCTCACTCCCGTCCATCCCGTTCGCATCCCTGCCTTCATCTCCTGCCACGTGTCATCATCGACGTCGTACTGCCCGCCACGTGGAGGGTCCTCGAAGGGCCACTTCCAGCCGCCGGTGATGTAGAGGCGGCGCCCGAGCACTGCGGCGTCGTAGCGTTCTATGTTTCGCCGCATCGGAGAGATTTCGGTCCATCGATCGAGATCCGGGTCGTAGCGTTCGACGGAGTTGAGATCGCCCCCGGCGACGACGAGCTGATCGCCGACTGTCGCGGCGGAGAAGAAGGCGCGTGGTGTGGGCATGGATGCGGCGGAGATCCAGGCGTTGGTGGATGCGTTGAAGGAGAGCACTGTGGGGATCGGAGAGTAGGTATCAGCACGCATGCCGCCGATGAAGAAGAGGTTGCCGGAGCGGGGAAGGGAAGCGGCGGCGAAGGAGGAGGGGAGGAGAGGGAAAGGGAGAGGGATCGGAGGGAGAGGAATCCAACGGTAGGAGATGGGATCGAAAGCGAGGCATCGGAGGCGGAGAGAAGGGCGGTGGAAGGCGAAGACAGTGAGGTaaggaagggaagaagaaggggaaagaGATCGGCGGCGAGCGGCGGAGGAGACGGCGGAGGACCACGCCGGAGAGACGGAGCGAGCGAGGGCGTGGTAAGGAAAGGGGAGATGGAGAAGACACTGCTCTGCGATATCGTCGGGAAGGCCGGGTATTATCGGATCTTGAGGAGGATCCGATTTGGTAATCTCTTTCTCCGTTTCGGATCTTGCCATGGATCCGTTaagagaagatgatgatgatgatggttctCAGACTCAAGACCCTTTGGAATGTGATGGAAGGGGGTGTCATTTTATAATGCTTGTCCTGACTCGTGGTCCCTGCTTATTGGTGagttatctatttatttatttatttatttttaatttcatcatcatcatcatcgtgaTTGCTTGGGGGTTTGGCAtcgtttttatttattattattattattatattattattaatttttttaatttttaaaaaattaaatgcattaactattgtgtttaaaaaaataaaaaataaaaaaaattgtttagtacaagattattatgattttttttattatttttaaaatttatatattttatattagtttatttgattgtattattaaatatatttagattGGACctatccaataaaaaaaaaaaagaagaggctATATAGATGTagtcaagaaaaaaatgaaaaatctacTTAAAAAGCTAATAgctcaaacaataaatttaaataatgttatattttagtttataaaaatttggggacaaacaataattttcacaaatatttttttaaaatataattttttatacagtgtaaactaatttataaaataaacatgctaaataatacatttttataaatattaaaaaaacatattatttaaaaaaacgtatattatttttttagatttttggtattaatttgtaaaaaaatattgttaaaaaaaatcaaaaaggagaGAGAAATAGATGAGGGGTTTGGGTTttgaaaaagttttaaaaaaatttgaaataataaaaatgttgtttctcttttttttaacatcaaaattgttgcaaaaattttaaaattaaaaacaaagtgccatgtttttattagttttgttttcaaaacatgaatgAACAACAATGTCAAATGACTTTTGAATAATAGAGCGACAGTGCTTTTTTTAGGAATATGAGCAGATCTTAAAGCAATCTTTGGAgccggatgtacagtatatgtacagtatgagaatattATAGAAATCCCGGGTGAATAGTGTATAAAACAGTACGGATAATAGTactgttgggggagagatttgaacccatgacctcctcctttacactttgatgtcataccattaggctatccaatggttgaccaAATGACTTTTtacttattagttttttttttagtttttaattctccgattttttaaaaaccatgatTTGAAAACAGTCTAGAgtatttaaaatcttataaatgaGTGCAGTGTTTTTTTTACGTACATGAAGATTTGAATTTAAAAccatatcaattttttattattaattgaaagactcattgattttttaaatcaaacaaatttatttaaaataaataataattttattttttaaaaaaaaaagaaaaatagataataCTCTGAATTTGCAAATGAttatttgaattgattttataaaacttaaaagaaaaataatttcatattgaaaaaaaaaaataaaaaaaattgctagTCGGAAACATAAACTTAGGTGAGCCGCATGGGATGCacatttttgttatataaattaaagtgaGCAGCATCTTCATCACTTCATTCATGAAAGTTATGTAGGGTCCTTGTCTATGTCCTTCATCTCTTGTTTAATTATCCTTTTTAAGggcaaaaattcatataaagtTATGCATGGCCATTAGGTAGGGATGGTACATGTCCTTCAAGGTATATAATAAGAGCTTGATAAAGGTCACCAATTTCACATGTCCTTTGCCAAAATTATTGATCAtatataacattattattattattattattattaatattattaatattattattattattattatgtttttttaaatgaaatttaaataagttAAAAACAGAGATGTGCGTGTATGTGTAGTTAATATTTCAAGTTTTCAACGCATGTATTTTTctgtgtaaatttttttatttttaaacccgATTCTTTAATAGAATACAAATATTCTATGAAAAAAATCTGGTATTGATAAACTAAAAGATTGCTGACATTATAACATTATAATGCATTGCCAACGATCTTCgagtctattggtacacgggtcgctgatagagctctcaccgagtgatGAAAGTTTGATTCTCGGCTGATGGTACATttttgggagttgtgaatagtagttATGTACGGGTGGTttcagcgcccacgtgagcgtgACCCTATTTCTACTTGTTCCACTAAAGCTTGTGCACACTCTTTGGGATCTCTAGTGAGTttgccccgctcctcttccttaaaaatatatatatatatatatatattatgcattgTGATAATGACAATCTAATACAGTGCACTAATTTAATGTGATATATTTATAGGGATATATATAAGAGAAtataataatctaatatatttggttattattttttaaatttttatttatttatttattttaatgtttccTTTCCCGGAAAAACAGGTTTGAACTTTGAAGTTGGATGAGTCTTTTTAGTTGATAACTTAAACTAAGAGATTGTCCACCGAATCCGGTGTTAAATCAGCCAAATTTAAACCTTTCTCTTTAAATTATTAGATTCTAAATGATCACTTGGGACAATTAGAAGGTTGTATTAAGTAAGTTCTTTTCCAATTACTACACTTGGCCTTTTcctgtttgttttttattttatttattttcattttttttaattgtgtttttattattcTCACCTTTTCAGTTTCCATTGAGAATTTGAATAGAAACTGCTTTATTGATGTAGAAACATGCAAACAGGTTTAATCACTCAAAGGAGTGTAAAAGGTAATGAATAATAttctccaaaataaaaataaaaagaaaaagaaaaagatgtttTGTAAAATGATTGAGTCATGTGCATTCACATGCATTCACATTTGCAAATAATAAACAACACATGTTAGGTTGTCATCAGTACAAAAAAGAAATATCTCTACAATGCAAATGCTAAAGTTGAAAATAATCAATTGAAAAATGTGAGTTAAAGTTGAAAATAATCAATTGAAAAATGTGAGTTAGTACAACGGTAATTATCATGAGGTCTCGAGTTTAAATCTTTCatattataatttacttttttttttttttctgtgaaaATTCTGTATAAAAAATATCTCTCgttttctttctaaaattacATGATGAGGGATTATCTCCAAGAGATCAGTCAAATTACCATAACTAGTGTATTTTTATATTCGTTTATCATTTACTTTGTTGTTTATCAACTTTTgctaattaaagaataaaaaataaaaaaataatattaactaaattaaaaattaatcaactaTATATAACAAGAAAAAGCTATAAGATAAGCATTTCTAAACCACTAGTAagcatgaaataaaattaatccaTGGCATGGTGatgatgaatttaaaatttttgttcagtgaggcaaattaaaaaaaaaaaagaaaataattattattatattaattttttaaaaattagtatgaTAAATGGTTAtcattatgtattatttttcaaatatatcattATGGACTTTTTCAAATTGCAGTGGGAGCAAGTGCCGACTATCTTAAATGTGTATCCATTCCGTGTGAGAACAGAGTGAAGTGATATATTTTATAAGTCTTACATACAAAGAAATGCATGTGACAAAGTGACGATGCGTCAACAACGATATCAATAGAATTTGACCAAAAgagattataaataaataaataaataaataaataaaag from Dioscorea cayenensis subsp. rotundata cultivar TDr96_F1 chromosome 9, TDr96_F1_v2_PseudoChromosome.rev07_lg8_w22 25.fasta, whole genome shotgun sequence includes these protein-coding regions:
- the LOC120268914 gene encoding F-box protein AFR-like; the encoded protein is MARSETEKEITKSDPPQDPIIPGLPDDIAEQCLLHLPFPYHALARSVSPAWSSAVSSAARRRSLSPSSSLPYLTVFAFHRPSLRLRCLAFDPISYRWIPLPPIPLPFPLLPSSFAAASLPRSGNLFFIGGMRADTYSPIPTVLSFNASTNAWISAASMPTPRAFFSAATVGDQLVVAGGDLNSVERYDPDLDRWTEISPMRRNIERYDAAVLGRRLYITGGWKWPFEDPPRGGQYDVDDDTWQEMKAGMRTGWTGVSAVVDDKLFVVSECGAGRVKTYDEKEDTWRAVGGEGVPLLLEKPYAACGVKGTVYVIGNGLSVGVGRVGGNGSDLNIEWELIKGSDKFADLAPVSCQLIYA
- the LOC120268915 gene encoding mitotic-spindle organizing protein 1A-like, whose protein sequence is MEAEAARNAKETLELAFQISNILETGLDRHTLSLLIALLDRGVNPEALAALVRELSPSRQSSCAPIPPVTASRQP